A genomic region of Colletotrichum destructivum chromosome 1, complete sequence contains the following coding sequences:
- a CDS encoding Putative translation initiation factor IF2/IF5 domain, W2 domain-containing protein has translation MASLINVRRDVKDAFYRYKMEKIVTKIEGKGNGIKTVVVNLSSVAQSLARPGAYVIKYFGFELGAQTNVDPADDRWIINGSHNAAKLQDHLDGFINKFVLCKKCKNPETDVNIKDGRILLDCKACGQRSEVDLRLKLSGYILKNQPKKGKKDKAERKAARRAKANGANKENGQGSGSGGEGSENGSNDADDQDVGSDDELEKMKKEAPEIDNFETQEHEWAVDMSEEAVKARQAQLPGEFKAKLNMGDDEDEDGEAGGSTVYDEFGTWIQDEASKGSIDKVDSIDIFVKAKELGIETKHRAVLVLVQTIFDENIVAQIPKRAGMMKQFVTSDRHEKALLGGTERLIGQLGKDHPDIYNQIVKILQLYYNHDLLSEEVAIKWGSKASKKYTDLSTSKKVRKAAEPFIKWLEEASEEESSEDEE, from the exons ATGGCTTCCCTCATCAACGTTCGTCGCGATGTCAAGGACGCCTTCTATCGTTacaagatggagaagatCGTCACAAAGAtcgagggcaagggcaaCGGCATCAAGACCGTCGTTGTCAACCTGAGCAGTGTCGCTCAGTCCCTCGCCCGTCCCGGCGCCTATGTCATCAAGTACTTTGGCTTCGAGCTTGGTGCCCAGACCAACGTCGATCCCGCCGACGACCGCTGGATCATCAACGGCTCCCACAACGCCGCCAAGCTGCAAGACCACCTCGACGGCTTCATCAACAAGTTCGTTCTGTGCAAGAAGTGCAAGAACCCCGAGACCGACGTCAACATTAAGGACGGAcgcatcctcctcgactGCAAGGCCTGCGGCCAGCGCTCTGAGGTCGACCTCCGCCTGAAGCTCAGCGGTTACATCCTGAAGAACCAGccgaagaagggcaagaaggacaaAGCCGAGCGCAAGGCCGCTCGTCGTGCCAAAGCCAACGGCGCCAACAAGGAGAACGGTCAAGGAAGTggaagcggcggcgagggatCCGAGAATGGGTccaacgacgccgacgaccaggATGTTGGTAGCGACGACGagttggagaagatgaagaaggagGCCCCCGAAATCGACAACTTCGAGACTCAGGAGCACGAGTGGGCCGTCGACATGAGTgaggaggccgtcaaggcccgCCAGGCTCAGCTTCCCGGCGAGTTCAAGGCGAAGCTCAAcatgggcgacgacgaagatgaggacgGTGAGGCCGGTGGCAGCACTGTCTACGATGAGTTCGGCACCTGGATCCAGGACGAGGCCTCCAAGGGCAGCATCGACAAGGTCGACTCCATTGACAtcttcgtcaaggccaaAGAACTCGGCATCGAGACCAAGCAccgtgccgtcctcgtcctggtCCAGACCATCTTCGACGAGAACATCGTCGCACAGATCCCCAAGCGCGCCGGCATGATGAAGCAG TTCGTCACCTCTGACCGCCACGAGAAGgccctgctcggcggcaCCGAGCGTCTCATTGGCCAGCTTGGCAAGGACCACCCCGATATCTACAACCAGATTGTCAAGATCCTCCAGCTGTACTACAATCACGACCTGCTCAGCGAGGAGGTTGCCATCAAGTGGGGTAGCAAGGCTAGCAAGAAGTACACCGATCTGTCCACCTCCAAGAAGGTccgcaaggccgccgagccctTCATCAAGTGGCTTGAGGAGGCctcggaggaggagtcgAGTGAGGACGAGGAGTAG